The Peribacillus sp. FSL P2-0133 genome has a segment encoding these proteins:
- a CDS encoding dihydrolipoamide acetyltransferase family protein: MAVEVVMPKLGMAMKEGTVSLWSKAVGDPVEKGEAIASINSEKIEMDIESPAEGTILNIAVQEGQGVPPGTVICHIGNPNEEIVKDDHVAEQTQSRIADQEKPKTKESPILSMGDRLMITPVARKMAQAANLDIEKIQGTGPGGRITKEDVQKVIEKRDSMSVNTTEERIVPPQPTLESRQQIPVTGMRKIIAKRMKESLQSSAQLTLTMKVDVTDLVILQKQATETLQKQESTKLTITDFVAKAVVLSLNEHPKMNSAYIEDNIILNEHIHLGLAVALEKGLVVPVIRNAENCTLRQLSNKGKELARCARDGQLPIEDMQGSTFTISNLGAYGVEHFTPILNTPETGILGIGSAYDTPLYIGEELERRTILPLSLTFDHRVLDGAPAAAFLQTLKRYLEEPITVIL, encoded by the coding sequence ATGGCGGTCGAAGTAGTAATGCCGAAATTAGGCATGGCAATGAAAGAAGGTACCGTTTCTTTGTGGAGTAAGGCTGTTGGGGATCCAGTCGAAAAAGGTGAGGCAATAGCCAGCATCAATTCAGAGAAAATCGAAATGGATATTGAATCTCCGGCGGAAGGTACGATTCTGAATATAGCTGTCCAAGAAGGGCAAGGAGTACCTCCAGGAACCGTTATCTGTCATATCGGAAATCCGAATGAAGAAATAGTGAAAGATGATCATGTTGCTGAACAAACTCAGTCGAGAATTGCTGATCAAGAAAAGCCGAAAACAAAAGAGTCACCCATTTTGTCAATGGGAGATCGTTTGATGATCACCCCGGTTGCACGAAAAATGGCACAGGCAGCGAATCTTGACATTGAGAAGATTCAAGGCACCGGGCCAGGAGGAAGAATCACTAAAGAAGATGTACAGAAAGTAATCGAAAAAAGGGATTCCATGTCGGTAAATACAACAGAAGAAAGAATAGTTCCTCCCCAACCTACTTTAGAGAGTCGGCAACAGATCCCTGTTACCGGAATGAGGAAAATCATTGCAAAACGTATGAAAGAGAGCTTGCAAAGCAGTGCCCAATTAACTCTAACGATGAAAGTTGACGTCACCGATTTAGTCATTTTGCAAAAACAGGCTACTGAAACGCTACAAAAACAGGAATCAACTAAATTGACTATAACGGACTTTGTTGCCAAGGCTGTCGTGCTTTCACTTAATGAGCATCCTAAAATGAATAGTGCTTATATTGAAGATAACATCATTTTGAATGAGCATATCCATCTTGGATTAGCGGTGGCCTTGGAGAAGGGGCTCGTTGTTCCTGTCATAAGAAATGCCGAAAATTGTACCCTAAGGCAGTTATCGAATAAAGGTAAGGAATTGGCCCGGTGTGCACGTGACGGTCAATTGCCTATTGAAGACATGCAAGGGTCCACTTTTACCATCAGTAACCTTGGGGCATATGGCGTTGAGCATTTTACACCGATTCTCAATACACCGGAAACGGGGATACTGGGAATTGGCTCTGCTTATGATACCCCGCTTTATATTGGCGAAGAATTGGAGAGGAGAACGATCTTGCCACTCAGTTTAACTTTTGATCACCGTGTACTCGACGGGGCACCCGCTGCTGCCTTTTTACAAACACTAAAACGGTATTTAGAAGAGCCGATCACCGTGATTTTATAA
- a CDS encoding thiamine pyrophosphate-dependent dehydrogenase E1 component subunit alpha — METVQSNEIKLSQDKAYWMYKKMLEIRKFEDQVHESFAKGILPGFVHLYAGEEAVAVGVCAHLSEKDSITSTHRGHGHCIAKECDLNGMMAEIYGKVTGLCKGKGGSMHIADLDKGMLGANGIVGGGFPLACGAALTAKYKKTDHVSVCFFGDGANNHGTFHEGINLAAIWKLPVIFIAENNGYGEATPFNYASSCKTIADRAISYNIPGVRVDGKDVLAVYKAAEEAVQRARRGEGPSLIECVTYRNYGHFEGDAQKYKKEQDKKEHKQEKDAISLFRNYLLKQNLLAEKELISLEIAVEESIKQAVKFSEDSPYPEASDLLKDVYVSY; from the coding sequence ATGGAAACGGTTCAATCGAATGAAATAAAGTTATCACAGGACAAGGCTTATTGGATGTACAAAAAAATGCTGGAGATCAGGAAATTCGAAGACCAAGTTCATGAATCTTTTGCAAAAGGGATTTTACCAGGTTTTGTCCATTTGTATGCTGGGGAAGAAGCGGTAGCTGTAGGAGTATGTGCTCACCTTTCTGAAAAGGACAGCATTACAAGCACTCACAGGGGGCATGGCCACTGTATCGCAAAAGAATGTGACCTTAACGGGATGATGGCTGAAATCTATGGGAAAGTGACAGGGCTTTGCAAGGGAAAAGGCGGTTCCATGCATATTGCCGATTTGGATAAGGGGATGTTAGGTGCAAACGGGATAGTTGGTGGAGGCTTTCCGCTCGCATGCGGTGCAGCATTAACTGCGAAATATAAAAAGACCGATCATGTTAGTGTTTGTTTTTTTGGTGATGGTGCCAATAATCATGGGACATTCCATGAAGGTATAAATCTGGCGGCAATTTGGAAGCTACCCGTAATATTCATCGCAGAAAATAATGGGTATGGGGAGGCCACGCCATTCAATTATGCTTCAAGCTGTAAAACGATAGCCGATCGGGCGATTAGCTACAATATCCCGGGTGTCCGAGTGGATGGGAAAGATGTATTGGCTGTGTATAAGGCTGCCGAAGAAGCCGTTCAGAGGGCTCGCAGGGGAGAAGGTCCATCATTGATCGAATGCGTTACTTATCGTAATTATGGACACTTCGAGGGAGATGCACAGAAATATAAAAAAGAACAAGACAAAAAGGAGCATAAACAAGAGAAAGATGCGATTTCCCTGTTTAGGAATTACTTACTCAAACAGAATCTGCTGGCGGAAAAAGAACTGATTTCTCTTGAGATTGCCGTTGAGGAATCTATTAAACAAGCAGTCAAGTTCAGTGAAGATAGCCCATATCCAGAGGCTTCCGATTTATTAAAAGATGTTTATGTATCCTATTAA
- the lpdA gene encoding dihydrolipoyl dehydrogenase: MNRIAIIGGGPAGYVAAITVAQQDKEVILVVDGPLGGTCLNEGCMPTKSLLKSADTYDLVKNAGHMGIRLPSNSIEVDWDTVQERKRDVISKLVNGIRYLMNKNKIKVIQGRASILTSHRLRIENGNKNEEIEASKIIISTGSEPIPLSFAPFDGEWIIHSGHAMSLPAIPDSLLIVGGGVIGCEFASIYSRMGTKVTVIEMGPKLLPGEDDDITSILHGELKTQGVTVHTSTSVKSINAASKTVFLEKSDGEFEELHADYVLVSIGRKPRVNEMGLEGNDIDFSRLGISVDDRMQTSTPSIYACGDVIGGIQLAHVAFHEGRVAALNACGQFAQVNYRAIPRCIYTSPEIASVGLTEKEARKKYGEIKVGEFAFSANGKAILSNKPVGKVKVLVNPQYNEILGFTIVGQHATELIGQGTVMLHAEITADMMGDFVAAHPTLSESIHEAFLNVVGQAVHS; the protein is encoded by the coding sequence TTGAATCGTATAGCTATTATAGGCGGCGGTCCTGCTGGGTATGTAGCGGCAATCACTGTTGCCCAGCAGGATAAGGAAGTCATATTGGTAGTCGATGGGCCATTGGGGGGCACCTGTTTAAACGAAGGCTGCATGCCAACGAAGTCATTATTGAAAAGTGCCGATACGTATGACTTGGTGAAAAATGCCGGGCATATGGGAATTCGCCTGCCCTCCAATTCGATTGAAGTCGATTGGGATACCGTACAGGAACGAAAGAGAGATGTCATATCTAAACTAGTGAACGGCATTCGATATTTAATGAATAAGAATAAAATAAAAGTCATTCAGGGAAGAGCGTCTATCCTGACGAGCCATCGACTTCGGATCGAGAACGGAAATAAAAATGAAGAGATTGAAGCAAGTAAGATCATCATTTCAACGGGGTCCGAACCGATTCCTTTATCTTTTGCGCCGTTTGATGGTGAATGGATCATCCACAGTGGCCATGCCATGTCACTTCCTGCCATTCCCGATTCGCTGCTAATTGTCGGAGGCGGCGTCATCGGATGTGAATTTGCCAGTATTTATAGCAGGATGGGCACCAAGGTTACCGTTATAGAAATGGGGCCAAAGCTGCTTCCGGGGGAAGATGATGATATTACGAGCATCCTTCATGGAGAATTGAAAACCCAAGGTGTAACGGTCCATACATCCACATCTGTCAAAAGCATCAATGCAGCCAGTAAGACGGTATTTTTAGAGAAAAGCGATGGCGAATTTGAAGAACTTCATGCAGATTACGTACTCGTATCAATAGGGAGAAAACCAAGAGTGAACGAAATGGGCTTAGAGGGAAATGATATTGATTTTTCCCGACTTGGCATCTCGGTGGATGATCGAATGCAAACAAGCACTCCATCTATATATGCTTGTGGTGATGTGATAGGGGGCATACAACTTGCCCATGTCGCTTTTCATGAAGGGCGAGTTGCGGCTCTAAATGCCTGTGGTCAATTTGCACAAGTTAATTACCGGGCAATCCCTCGCTGCATTTATACCTCCCCGGAGATTGCAAGTGTAGGCTTGACTGAAAAAGAAGCGCGTAAAAAATATGGGGAAATTAAAGTTGGTGAATTCGCTTTTTCGGCAAATGGGAAAGCAATCCTTTCCAATAAACCGGTAGGAAAGGTCAAAGTCCTAGTGAACCCACAATATAATGAAATTCTAGGTTTTACCATTGTTGGTCAACATGCGACAGAATTGATTGGTCAAGGTACGGTCATGCTGCATGCAGAAATAACGGCAGATATGATGGGAGATTTTGTAGCGGCACATCCAACCTTGTCGGAATCCATACATGAAGCTTTTTTGAACGTTGTAGGTCAAGCTGTGCATTCATAA
- a CDS encoding alpha-ketoacid dehydrogenase subunit beta: protein MSRKISMSQAINEAMAMAMRKDENVILMGEDVAGGAEVDHLQDDEAWGGVLGVTKGLVQEFGRDRILDTPIAEAGYMGAAMAAASTGLRPIAELMFNDFIGSCLDEVLNQGAKFRYMFGGKAQVPVTIRTMHGAGFRAAAQHSQSLYALFTSIPGLKVVVPSSPYDAKGLLLSAIEDNDPVIFFEDKTLYNMVGEVPEGYYTIPIGKAEIKRKGSDLTVVAIGKQVHTAMEAAEKLTSKGIEVEIVDPRSLSPLDEESILNSVAKTNRLIVIDEANPRCSVATDIAALVADKGFDTLDAPIKRITAPHTPVPFSPPLEDIYLPTSEKVIQVVKELLGEPSILRV from the coding sequence ATGAGTAGAAAAATCAGTATGTCACAGGCAATAAATGAAGCAATGGCCATGGCAATGAGAAAAGATGAAAATGTCATCCTTATGGGAGAAGATGTAGCCGGAGGCGCAGAGGTTGATCATTTGCAGGATGACGAAGCATGGGGTGGTGTTTTAGGTGTCACAAAAGGATTGGTTCAAGAGTTTGGCCGCGATAGAATCCTTGATACTCCCATTGCGGAAGCCGGTTATATGGGTGCGGCCATGGCAGCCGCTTCGACAGGCTTACGACCGATTGCCGAGCTAATGTTCAACGATTTCATTGGCAGCTGTTTGGATGAAGTATTGAATCAAGGTGCGAAGTTCCGCTATATGTTTGGAGGAAAAGCACAGGTTCCCGTGACAATCCGTACGATGCATGGTGCAGGGTTCAGGGCTGCAGCACAGCATTCACAAAGCCTTTATGCCTTGTTCACTAGCATTCCTGGATTGAAGGTAGTTGTTCCCTCATCCCCCTATGACGCAAAAGGGCTCTTACTTTCAGCCATAGAAGATAATGATCCTGTCATCTTTTTTGAAGATAAAACGCTATACAACATGGTCGGAGAGGTTCCGGAAGGCTACTATACAATCCCAATCGGCAAAGCTGAAATTAAAAGGAAAGGCTCGGATTTGACGGTCGTTGCCATCGGTAAACAAGTTCACACCGCGATGGAGGCTGCTGAAAAACTTACTTCAAAAGGCATTGAAGTTGAGATTGTCGACCCTCGGAGCTTGTCACCACTGGATGAAGAATCGATTCTCAATTCTGTGGCAAAAACAAATCGTTTGATCGTGATTGATGAAGCGAACCCTAGATGCAGCGTCGCAACGGATATTGCCGCACTGGTGGCGGATAAGGGATTTGACACGCTCGATGCGCCAATTAAGAGGATTACGGCACCACATACACCTGTACCTTTTTCTCCACCGCTAGAAGATATTTACCTTCCAACATCAGAAAAAGTGATACAAGTCGTTAAAGAATTATTGGGGGAGCCTTCCATTCTTAGGGTGTAA
- a CDS encoding nitronate monooxygenase, giving the protein MKTRITELLGIEYPIICGGMFQVGRAPLAAAVSEAGGLGIITSKTQVTPEGLRDEIRKVKTMTKKPFAVNLNLFPSQTATPNDEFIDILIDEDVKIVETSGRSPESLMAKLKEHRFTVLHKVANIKNAMSAEKLGVDAIIIVGNETGGHPGMGDVGTLVMLPRAVDSVTIPVIAGGGFSDGRGLISALSLGAEGIVMGTRFMATQEAPIHDNVKQWMVSANEMDTVVIQRNIGSPSRVALNAVSKEVDKLENEGATIEELIPLITGQRSKKVYFEGNLDGGIWSCGQSVGLIKEILTVNELIKQIVQEAKTSFEFIQSRIESIRT; this is encoded by the coding sequence ATGAAAACAAGAATTACAGAATTATTGGGGATTGAATATCCGATTATTTGCGGCGGGATGTTTCAAGTTGGCCGAGCCCCGCTTGCAGCCGCCGTTTCAGAAGCGGGGGGACTAGGCATCATAACTTCGAAAACACAGGTGACACCAGAAGGTCTACGTGATGAAATACGCAAAGTGAAAACTATGACCAAGAAGCCCTTTGCTGTCAACCTGAACCTGTTTCCAAGTCAAACGGCAACTCCGAATGATGAGTTCATCGATATTTTAATTGACGAAGATGTAAAAATTGTTGAAACGAGTGGCCGAAGCCCAGAAAGTTTAATGGCCAAACTTAAAGAGCACCGCTTTACCGTGTTACATAAGGTAGCGAACATTAAAAACGCAATGTCGGCTGAGAAATTAGGAGTCGATGCCATTATAATTGTAGGGAATGAAACAGGCGGACATCCAGGCATGGGGGATGTAGGAACGCTTGTCATGCTCCCTAGAGCCGTTGACTCCGTTACTATACCAGTAATAGCAGGCGGAGGATTTTCGGATGGCAGAGGCCTGATTAGTGCCTTGTCACTCGGTGCTGAAGGTATCGTCATGGGGACTCGCTTTATGGCAACGCAAGAAGCACCGATCCATGATAACGTGAAGCAGTGGATGGTATCTGCCAATGAAATGGATACGGTTGTCATCCAACGGAATATAGGCAGTCCGTCACGTGTAGCATTAAATGCAGTCAGTAAAGAAGTGGACAAACTTGAAAATGAAGGTGCCACTATAGAGGAATTGATTCCACTGATTACGGGACAACGAAGCAAGAAAGTATACTTTGAAGGAAATTTAGACGGAGGAATCTGGTCATGCGGTCAATCCGTAGGACTGATAAAAGAAATATTGACTGTCAATGAACTAATAAAACAAATCGTCCAAGAAGCAAAAACCTCGTTCGAATTCATCCAAAGCCGTATCGAATCCATTCGAACATGA
- a CDS encoding sigma-54-dependent Fis family transcriptional regulator, which produces MLSTSCYLRTWERFVSEGVLDSNRLNKRIMESWHRCKKEQVNPYLNKGKHILTTELLDIQREKNSFLLEVASPQLTRMNQSIKESGMMALLVDPDGYVLSLSGNEKILEEAGKINFVEGVCWTEGEVGTNAIGTALKTGEAVMIQGTEHYSIASHKWSCSAMPILNEDGKILGVLDISCPVDYFHPSMLGMVANLAYTIEQEMGVRSYKKELALTQHSIELAETYPDLPFIVCNHKEMIISASKQIRKKIPQSIGMALADVLNHGYRIVKENPLLSKEDNRISGKCLFLSENHGHETNRLFPASMPAERFAFKGESGISESFHNTLHKVKLVAPREANVYISGETGVGKELIAMAIHENGFRKKGPFVTINCGAIPKDLMESELFGYVDGAFTGAKRQGYKGKFEQANGGTIFLDEIGEIPSAMQVALLRVLQERKIVPIGGTKSISLDIRIITATHRNLEELVNEGSFRKDLYYRLNVYPIHVPPLRERIEDIPYLVNYLCSKNNWNIPLTEELLIHLNDYNWPGNIRELQNVLQRLTILLAEGPLDYAKVLNSMHSQPVTRHDDFPSWDEHGKKGIKGNELTIREKIQRDLMIEALQKSRGNVTAAAKLMDIPRSTFYKRLHKYGI; this is translated from the coding sequence ATGCTATCCACTAGTTGTTATCTACGCACATGGGAACGCTTTGTCAGTGAAGGGGTTCTCGATTCAAATCGTCTGAACAAGCGAATAATGGAATCCTGGCATCGCTGCAAAAAAGAACAAGTTAACCCATACCTTAACAAAGGCAAACACATTTTGACGACTGAATTATTGGACATTCAAAGAGAAAAAAACTCCTTCCTATTAGAAGTGGCATCACCCCAATTAACTAGGATGAATCAATCGATAAAAGAATCTGGAATGATGGCTCTATTGGTCGATCCGGATGGATATGTCCTTTCACTTTCCGGAAACGAGAAAATCCTCGAGGAGGCAGGTAAAATAAATTTTGTGGAGGGCGTATGCTGGACGGAGGGTGAGGTCGGAACGAACGCAATTGGAACAGCTTTGAAAACGGGTGAAGCCGTAATGATCCAAGGTACCGAGCACTATTCAATTGCCTCCCACAAATGGAGTTGCTCTGCCATGCCCATTTTAAATGAAGACGGTAAGATATTGGGAGTTTTGGATATATCTTGTCCAGTAGATTATTTCCATCCCTCCATGCTGGGTATGGTAGCCAATTTGGCGTATACGATCGAACAGGAAATGGGAGTGCGTTCCTATAAAAAGGAGCTGGCACTGACCCAGCACTCGATAGAACTTGCAGAGACCTATCCGGATTTGCCTTTTATCGTCTGTAATCATAAAGAAATGATAATCTCCGCCAGTAAACAGATTCGCAAAAAAATTCCTCAATCCATTGGTATGGCATTGGCTGATGTATTAAATCATGGATATCGAATCGTAAAGGAAAATCCGCTTCTATCCAAAGAAGATAATAGGATTTCAGGTAAGTGTTTATTCTTATCAGAGAATCATGGTCATGAAACCAATAGGCTTTTCCCTGCTTCAATGCCTGCAGAAAGGTTTGCCTTCAAAGGGGAAAGCGGGATTAGCGAATCCTTTCATAACACATTACACAAAGTGAAGCTTGTTGCACCGAGAGAAGCCAATGTGTATATATCTGGTGAAACAGGGGTCGGGAAAGAGCTTATTGCCATGGCCATTCATGAAAATGGCTTCCGTAAAAAAGGACCGTTCGTCACGATAAATTGCGGAGCCATACCTAAAGATTTAATGGAGAGTGAATTATTCGGGTATGTTGATGGTGCTTTTACAGGGGCTAAACGGCAAGGGTACAAAGGGAAGTTCGAGCAGGCAAATGGAGGGACCATTTTTCTCGATGAAATCGGTGAAATCCCTTCAGCGATGCAAGTTGCCTTACTGCGTGTACTTCAAGAAAGAAAAATCGTTCCAATCGGTGGCACAAAAAGCATTTCATTGGATATTCGCATTATCACTGCAACACACCGTAATCTTGAAGAGCTTGTCAATGAAGGGTCCTTTCGGAAGGATTTATACTATAGGTTGAACGTTTACCCTATTCATGTACCTCCATTGAGAGAAAGAATTGAAGACATTCCTTATCTAGTCAACTACTTGTGTTCGAAGAATAATTGGAATATTCCATTAACCGAAGAATTATTGATACATTTAAATGATTACAATTGGCCAGGCAATATTAGAGAACTGCAGAATGTACTTCAGCGATTGACCATCTTACTTGCAGAAGGACCTCTGGATTATGCTAAAGTGTTGAATTCCATGCATTCACAGCCCGTTACCCGACATGATGATTTCCCTTCATGGGATGAACATGGTAAAAAAGGCATCAAGGGAAATGAACTGACAATCCGTGAAAAAATTCAACGGGATTTAATGATAGAGGCATTACAAAAATCAAGAGGAAATGTAACGGCTGCAGCAAAGTTGATGGATATACCCAGAAGTACATTTTACAAGCGGCTTCATAAGTATGGGATATAG
- the sdaAA gene encoding L-serine ammonia-lyase, iron-sulfur-dependent, subunit alpha yields MFRNVAELVELAESKHVKIAEIMILQEMEFSSLSREQIIEKMDRNLTVMEQAVERGQKGVQSVTGLTGGDAVLLQNYIKSGKALAGDLLLDAVSKAVATNEVNAAMGMICATPTAGSAGVVPGTLFAVKEKLNPTRAEMIEFLFTSAAFGFVVANNASISGAAGGCQAEVGSASGMAAAAIVELAGGTPSQAAEAMAITLKNMLGLVCDPVAGLVEVPCVKRNAMGASNAITAADMALAGITSRIPCDEVIDAMYKIGLTMPVALRETAEGGLAATPTGRRLAKEIFGSYK; encoded by the coding sequence ATGTTCCGAAATGTAGCAGAGTTGGTTGAACTTGCTGAAAGTAAACATGTAAAAATCGCGGAAATCATGATTTTACAAGAAATGGAGTTCTCGAGCCTGTCGAGAGAACAGATCATTGAAAAGATGGACAGGAATTTGACAGTGATGGAACAAGCGGTGGAAAGAGGCCAGAAAGGTGTGCAATCCGTTACAGGCCTAACGGGCGGGGATGCCGTTCTTTTGCAAAATTATATCAAGTCAGGCAAGGCGCTCGCAGGCGATTTATTATTGGATGCCGTCAGTAAAGCTGTTGCGACGAACGAAGTGAATGCAGCAATGGGAATGATTTGTGCCACTCCGACTGCCGGTTCGGCAGGCGTTGTTCCCGGGACATTATTTGCTGTGAAAGAAAAATTAAACCCGACCCGAGCAGAGATGATCGAATTTCTTTTCACTTCCGCTGCCTTCGGTTTCGTGGTCGCAAACAACGCTTCCATTTCTGGAGCGGCTGGTGGCTGCCAAGCAGAAGTGGGCTCGGCAAGTGGCATGGCCGCAGCTGCGATAGTAGAACTGGCCGGCGGTACACCGAGCCAAGCCGCAGAAGCGATGGCGATCACATTGAAAAATATGCTTGGACTGGTTTGTGATCCAGTGGCTGGATTGGTTGAAGTTCCTTGCGTGAAACGTAACGCAATGGGTGCCTCCAACGCGATAACGGCAGCTGATATGGCACTTGCAGGCATTACTAGCCGCATTCCATGTGACGAAGTTATCGACGCCATGTATAAAATAGGATTGACCATGCCGGTTGCACTTCGCGAAACGGCAGAGGGCGGGCTGGCTGCGACTCCTACTGGGCGTAGATTGGCAAAGGAAATTTTCGGTTCATATAAATAA
- a CDS encoding acetoin reductase, which produces MASGQRTAVVTGAGRGIGRAIALRLAQDGLNVVINDVNMDTAESVVNEIREIGRESFAVKADVSNRREVFDMVNQVVERFGQLDVMVSNAGIAQIKPLLEVTQEDLEQIFNINVNGVLFCLQAAAEQMKKQEGGKIISAASIASYKGFSLLGTYSATKFAVRGITQAAAQELAQFGITVNAYCPGIVGTQMWDLIDEKMGQYMNLAKGETFKKFTDSITLGRSETPEDVAKFVSYLASPDSDYMTGQSIMIDGGVIFS; this is translated from the coding sequence ATGGCTAGCGGTCAAAGGACGGCGGTAGTCACTGGTGCCGGACGTGGTATCGGACGTGCCATTGCATTAAGATTAGCTCAAGATGGATTGAATGTGGTCATTAACGATGTCAATATGGATACGGCTGAATCGGTCGTGAATGAGATCAGGGAAATTGGACGTGAAAGCTTTGCCGTTAAAGCAGATGTAAGCAATAGACGGGAAGTATTCGATATGGTGAATCAAGTTGTGGAACGTTTTGGACAACTTGACGTTATGGTTTCAAATGCAGGAATTGCTCAAATAAAGCCTCTATTGGAGGTAACTCAAGAGGATCTGGAACAGATTTTCAATATAAATGTAAATGGTGTCCTCTTTTGCCTGCAAGCCGCTGCTGAACAAATGAAAAAGCAAGAAGGCGGAAAAATTATAAGTGCTGCCAGCATCGCCAGTTACAAAGGCTTTAGTTTATTAGGTACATACTCGGCCACAAAATTTGCCGTAAGAGGCATTACACAAGCGGCAGCACAGGAATTGGCCCAGTTTGGCATTACGGTGAATGCATACTGTCCAGGAATTGTCGGGACGCAAATGTGGGATTTAATCGATGAAAAAATGGGCCAATATATGAATCTTGCTAAAGGTGAAACATTTAAAAAGTTTACAGATTCCATAACCTTAGGACGCTCTGAAACCCCAGAGGATGTTGCGAAATTCGTATCTTACCTTGCTTCACCGGATTCGGATTATATGACAGGGCAATCCATCATGATTGATGGTGGGGTTATATTTTCATAA